One window from the genome of Hydra vulgaris chromosome 02, alternate assembly HydraT2T_AEP encodes:
- the LOC100197559 gene encoding cholesterol 7-desaturase nvd isoform X2 codes for MSNGLSSKPSTNLVDFDTPSKESHINHLRKSLHSVAKSIDFSDENYSRQSSLDCIIVNQKKKKDLFFTVNEIKISDLFDWKDYKNQSQNRNIPQSGTVVTCNNHKIALFRMGYEVFAIDESCPHQGGPLHVGDIETLGEAHILCVICPWHKWRIELKTGKVKLPRGRDKRNEVYPTRVLKDGSIQVGFSAISDKFFKIDDSIDF; via the exons ATGTCAAATGGATTATCAAGCAAACCGTCGACAAATTTAGTCGATTTTGATACTCCCTCAAAAGAATCACATATAAATCACTTACGCAAATCTTTACATAGTGTTGCTAAATCAATTGATTTTAGTGATGAAAACTACAGTCGTCAGAGTTCTTTAGACTGCATTAtagtaaaccaaaaaaaaaagaaggactTGTTTTTTACagtaaatgaaattaaaatttctg atttatttgattggaaagattataaaaatcaatcacaAAATCGAAATATTCCTCAGTCTGGCACAGTAGTTACAtgtaataatcataaaattgcATTGTTCAGAATGGGTTATGAAGTGTTTGCTATTGATGAGAGTTGTCCACATCAAG gaGGGCCTTTGCATGTTGGAGACATTGAAACACTTGGAGAAGCTCATATACTTTGTGTTATTTGCCCTTGGCATAAGTGGAGAATAGAACTAAAAACTGGTAAAGTTAAGTTGCCTCGAGGCAGGGATAAACGCAATGAAGTTTATCCAACACGGGTCTTAAAAGATGGCTCAATACAAGTTGGTTTCTCTGCAAtttctgataaattttttaagatagaTGAtagtattgatttttaa